The genomic region CATCTCTAAGTCCCATTTGCTTGTCTGTAAATGGGGACAATACCAAGGGTTATCTCATGGTGTTTATGAGGAGTGACCTAAGCCATTCAATATTTATTAGCCAGTGGACACCCCTCTACCCCTTCCACTTCATTCTCCAGATGGCAGATGGCATTGGCACTTAAAACATATAAATCTGCTCATATCACTGCTTAGAGCTGCCTGTTACTCCAAGATGCAGAGTGTTTTCTCAGCCTGGCATGTAAGCACTCCCCCACTTCTCATGCTCAGAACATGCCATGAGCTCCATAGCCCTCTATGCGCCAGCCTTGCCAGCCTCCCTGAATGTGCCTCCCCTGCCTCGGGGCCTTGGCACAGACTCAAGCTGGAACCCTCCTGTCTCTTTTCACCTGACCCCTTCTCTCCACATCTCAGCCTAAACTTCACCTCCTTGGTGAAGCCTTCCAGGACCCAGTCAGCCTCCACCCATCATGTGACCCAGTGACACCCTCAAATTCTCCTTCATTACATGTCGCACTTCGgtcattatttaattaattatagcCAATTGTTTAATATCCATCTTCCCTATCCAGGCCATGGCTCCATGAGGGTAGGCCAGTCCCCATGGATCCCCAGTGTCCAGCACATAGTAGGGCTCAGTATGTATTTATAAACTGTCTGCGTGTCTGCCTCAGTTACTGTCTCCTGATGGGGTGACTGAGAGGTGGCATCCCAGGTCCCATGACATGAAGAGGAAAGCCCAGGAGAGCCTGAAGAGCCAGAACAGGATGGGAGGTCATTttgggaaggcagaggaaggaggaggtagAAGAAAATGCTAGGCTAGTGATCATGACGAACATGAGCAAAGGTATGTAGATGGCTGGTAAAGCAATCAACCTGATCAGAACAAAGGGTTCTGGTTAGGAGTGAGGGGGCGATAGAGGGGAAGGAGCGTGGAGTCAGGTTACAAAGGCCAGTGCTTCAAGGGCCAAGTGAGAGATTAATGTAGCCCAGCATCAGGGCCCAGCCTGTGAGCAGGGTCAGGGCCCGGGCTGAGAGCAGGGTTGAGGCTTAGTGTGTGAGCAGAATGGAGGCTCAGTCTTGGGACCACCATTAGGGATGGTTTTAAAAAAGCATCAGGGTCTACTGTCCAGCAGAGTCAAGCTGCTTGTGCCTTTTCATTTAAGAGTTGCCTTCATTTCATCCTTTAACTAATAGCTCTTTAATGTATAATTCACCCATAAATCTCTCTTAAACATATTATCTCCCCCTCTGTCCCCACTATTCTCTCTCACCTGGACCACTTTAACAACCTTCTAACTTTTGCCCTGCCTCCAgaccctgcctcccacctcaaTTGCTTCTCTATGTATGgggaattctaaaaaaaatacagCCATAGCCAGCCAGAAAGTCACTGTTTCCTGTAGCTGGGCACAACTTAGAGCAGACAGAGGCCAGGTTGGCTGGAAGACTGTTAAGAAAGGTCATCTCCCAGCCGCCAGGTGCCCGTCAGcatctctgcagcagcactaTGTCCCCACCTCTTTGGAGCACTGACATATGAGAGCAGCTGCCTATTATGACTGTTCCTTGGGTACAGGAACTTCCCTTGCATTCCATTGTGGGAAAAATCTGTTCTTGCCCAATCAGTGCCTCTGCTCCCTAGCCATGCTCCTGAGGATCTCCACTTCCCACCCACAATCCAGGCGGGTGGAGCAGCACCTCAGGATGGGCAGGTTCAACAATCTCTATTTCAAACACGTTTAAGGTCCCTGCTATACCAGGCCCTCCCCTGGGCTGTAGTTGCTCTCCAACAAAGTGACCTAGTCTCAGTCCCGGCCATGTTGGGATACATGACGTGCCACATGATGGCTGGCTTCAGCCTCCAGCCCTTGTAACCCATTGCAGCCCAGTCCTGCTGATGCTGCTAGGTTGTTACCACTGGTGGGAAAGAGCTCCTTCCCAAGTCAGCAAGGCCTCTCTGGCCCACAGTGTAACACAGAGGGACCAATATTTAGAGGAAACGTCATTGACTTCCTGGTCAGTTGGCCTCTTGTAACTGGGCTTTGGACAGTCCTTCTTCTCCCTGGCCATCTCCATGGTATTGAACACGTTGAAGACCGGTCACTGGGATGGagctcctcctccaccccaggtACTGGCAGCCAGGGCCATTGTATGGGGCATGGTGTGACCACATCCACACTGAGGACCTCAAGCTTAAGGAGCCAAGGTCATCCAAGTGCACCCACAGCATTAGTGCCaactctggccaccagcagggctgaggccgggtggggccagccagggcagtggggctggccggccaagaGGTGAcagcctctctctctgtccctggacTTAGTACAAGCAGGTGGAGCAGTACATGTCCTTCCACAAGCTCCCGCCCGACACTCGGCAGCGCATCCATGACTACTACGAGCACCGCTACCAGGGCAAGATGTTCGACGAGGAGAGCATCCTGGGCGAGCTCAGCGAGCCGCTTCGGGAGGTGAGCTGGGTGGCGGCCAGGCAGAAAGGGATCCATGCCTTTCTGCCTGGTGACTCTGCTCATCTCCCCGCTCTTTCCCAATCCACCCCTTCTGGGGAGCAGGAGATCATCAACTTTAACTGCCGGAAGTTGGTGGCCTCCATGCCACTGTTCGCCAACGCAGACCCCAACTTCGTGACATCCATGCTGACTAAGCTGCGCTTCGAGGTCTTCCAGCCGGGCGACTACATCATCCGAGAAGGCACCATCGGCAAGAAGATGTACTTTATCCAGCACGGCGTGGTCAGCGTGCTCACCAAGGGCAACAAGGAGACCAAGCTGGCAGATGGCTCCTACTTTGGAGGTGAGTGGCCAGGAGACCCTGGGGGGACAGGGAAATGGGCTGGAGAGACCGAGAAAAACGTTTCAGGCCCTTCATGGGCACTGCCTAGAGGTAGGTGTCCGTGAGCCCAGCGCAGGGGGATGGTCCCAGAGATGGGAAAGGTGCATGGAGTGGGGGACTTATGATTGTATCTGTCAAGCATCTGTACTAGGTAGTGGGGACCCAGGTCAGGGTTGGGAGGAGGCCACCCTGACTCCTGCTGTCCCAGCAGAGATCTGCCTGCTGACGCGGGGCAGGCGCACAGCCAGTGTGCGGGCCGACACCTACTGCCGCCTGTACTCGCTGAGTGTGGACAACTTCAACGAGGTGCTGGAGGAGTACCCCATGATGCGGCGGGCCTTCGAGACCGTGGCGCTGGACCGCCTGGACCGCATTGGtgaggggactgggcgagagggcagAAGGGAGGTGGACCAGGCTCCCCGTCTCCTCTGCCCTGAGCCCCTGCTCTCCTTCTGTGGCCCAGGCAAGAAGAACTCCATCCTTCTCCACAAAGTCCAGCATGACCTCAACTCAGGTGTCTTCAACTACCAGGAGAATGAGATCATCCAGCAGATTGTGCAGCACGACCGCGAGATGGCTCACTGTGCGCACCGCGTCCAGGCTGCCGCCTCCGCCACCCCGACCGCCACCCCTGTCATCTGGACCCCGTTGATCCAGGCACCGCTGCAGGCTGCCGCCGCCACCACTTCTGTGGCCATAGCCCTCACCCACCACCCACGTCTGCCCGCTGCCATCTtccgccctcccccaggccccacgCTCAGCAGCCTCGGGCCCGGGCAGACACCCAGGCATCTGAAGCGGCTGCAGTCTTTCATCCCTTCTGCACTGGGCTCTGCCTCGCCCACCAGCAGCCTATCCCAGTTGGATAcaccatcttcctcctcctttcacaTCCAACAGTTGGCTGGATTCTCCGCCCCCGCCGGACTGAGCCCTCTCCTGTCTTCGTCcagctctcctccacctcccagggTCTGTGGCTCTTCTCCGGCTCCCACACTATCCGCCAACACAGCTTCCACCACCATGGCCGGATTTGGCCTCTTCCACAAAGCACTGGGCGGCTCCCTCTCCTCATCCGACTCACCCCTGCTCACCCCACTACAGCCGGGCACCCACTCCCCACAGGCTAACCAGCCGCTACCCTCACTaccagggccccagggaggcctgggaCTCCTGGAGCAtttcctgccacccccaccttcaTCCAGGTCCCCATCCTCTAGTCCAGGGCAGCTTGGCCAGCCTCCTGGGGAGTTGTCCCCAGGTCTGGCTGCTGGCCCACCAAGTATGCCAGAGACACCTCCACGGCAGCCTGAGCAGCCATCAATGGCAGGGGCCTCTGGAGAGGCTTCTCATATAGCCTTTACCCCCCGAAGAGGTCTCAGCCCCCCtggccacagcccaggccccccAAGAACTTTTCCAAATGCTCCACCCCGGGCCTCTGGCTCCCATGGTTCCTTACTCCTGCCACCTGTATCCAGCCCCCCACCACTCCAGGTTCCCCAGCGCTGGGGCACACCACCTGTCACCCCAGGCCGCCTCACCCAGGACCTCAAGCTCATCTCAGCCTCTCAGCCGGCCCTACCCCAGGATGGGGCACAGACCCTCCACGGAGCCTCCCCACACTCCTCTAGGGAGTCTGTGGCTGCCTTTCCGCTCTTCCCCAGAACTGGGGGTTACAGCGGGGGCCTTGGTCCCCCTGGGAGGTCCTATGGTGCCGCCTCAGGCCAGCATGTCACTCTGCCTCAGAAGACATCCTCAGGTTCTTTGCCACCCcctctttgtttgtttggggCAAGAGCCACCTCTTCTGGGGGGTCCCCTCTGACTGCTGCTTCCCAGAGGGAACCTGGGGCCAGGGCTGAGCCAGTGCGATCCAAACTGCCATCCAATCTATGAgctgggctccttcctctcttttctctcttctttcttccttcaggTTTAACTGTGATTTAGGAGATAcactaataacaataataatcataattttaaaaaaattcacaccagaaaaacaaaagacagcAGAAAATAACCAGGTATTCTTAGAGCTATAGATTTTTGGTCACTTGCTTTTATAGACTATTTTAATACTCAGAAGTAGGGGGGGTTAGGCAAAGCTCAAATGCAAAGGCCAGAGCAAGGTTGGGGGGTGGGTTGCTGGGCTTGGCAGGTGTGGGGGCTACCCATGTTTGGGGTCCCTAGAGCAGACCTGTCATTGTATTTGTTTTAGGGCACCAGCCACCACCAGTCCCTTAGCAGTGAACTTGGTGCCTCACTTTGCTGGGAGTCTTCTAGGGGCTGCCCTTGGTGGTTTTCCTGGGGAGCCCCAGTCTCCTGAATCTTTGGAACAAAATGGGGCCAGGGTCCTgagaattttgcattttttttactgCAAACCTAGCAAGATCTGTATATGTATgtaatgtgtgtatatgtataagcTATGTAGTGCTCTGTAGAGCCATGTAGATAGCCACTCACATGTGTGCAATCTAGTTTAACCCAATGTTGCCGGGACACCCAGGTCACCTTACATCCAGCAGCCCACCATAGCCCACAGGCTGGGCATCGCAAGGTCTGGGGAGAGTATTCTTTCCAGTCCTCAGGGAAGAGGACCCCAAGACCTCTCAGcattcccctctctccccatctctggtTTCATATCCAATCCCAGCCTGACCTCTCACCACATGGAAGCAGAAGACTCTGAACTGTGCCTCCTGTAGGTCCTCAAGCACATCCTGTCCCCTCTGTGGCCCTCAGTTCCCTGTCGGCAAGGTGGAAGGTGAGGGTACTTCTGGCTGAGTCTGCTCTGTGCCAAGTACTGGCTCAGCACTTTACACACATTAACTCCTTCCATTTCACAAAGACCATGAGGTAGGTACTTTGATTctccctatttcacagatgagaaaactgagtttgGGGTACTTTTTCCAGAATCATGTAGCTaggagtgacagagctgggactgATTTGAGATTCTAATCCATGCCTGCTTGAGGCCAAAGCCTAGGTTCCTTCCATTAAAAACTGTTGAGAGGGGCTGAGTTAGTCTTCAAGCATGGTACAAAAGGAGAGACCAGATTATGGAGGGAACCAGACCTGGTTTGAATTCCAGACCTTTCTTAGTCTGTTACCTcaaatgtaaaatgggaataattatggTGCCGTCTTACAAGTACATCTGAGGACAGGGTGAGAAAAGCAGTATATATGAAATGCCCAGCCTAGTACCGGGCACATaccatagtaggtgctcaataagtcaTGTTTCTTCTGCCTCTCCTCACACCCAGCCCATTGCTCCAGCAAGCTATGGTGAGAGCCCAGGGAGCTTTGGCTGAAGGCTCCAGGACTTATGAACTCAGGGCATAGGAGGTGGCTGGGCTTCTCGAAGGGCGCAAGGAAGGTGTGTGGCCAGTGGTAGGCTTGAGCCAGGCCTTGAGATGTGGGAAGTGTTAGAAAgttagagagggaggggaggggaagggagaaagttAAAAAGGTGGGTGAGATGGAGTGCTCAGTGGGGATATGATGAAGGTAGATGTACAGTGTGGAGCTGGGGGCTTTGGGAGGAGATCCTGGAGCCAGGTGGTCAGAGGGAAGGCCATGGGTGCCAGGCTAAGAGGATTGGCCCTGATTCTGCAGGCAACTAGGAGCCAGAAGCAGGTTCAGAATGGGAGTCATTGTGAAAGCAGCTCGGATTATAGAAGCTCCTTAGGCATAATCCTTTCCAACAAGATTCTACCAGAGTCAAGCTCAGTGATCTGCCTCCTTTCTATAGGGTAGGAGCAGGTTTGCTACCAAGACCTGAACAGGAAGGAGGACTGATCCACGCTCCAAGAGCTCTCCGTGCTCCCAGCTAAATGCTGGCTTTGTCCTTGGCTGTGGGACAGGTCAATATCTCCAGTGATGGGCCACAGGCAGTGGGAAGCCGTTTCTCAGGGCAGGAGGAGGTGCGGATCCTGGGTCTTAGGGAGAGACAAGGAGCCACCTGGCCTTGGTCATTACTGGGCAGGAGAAGTCCCCTAAGACCCAGGGAGTTCTCAGAGCTGGAAGAATTTAAACAGAAGCCTCAATCCGAGTTCTGCACACACCCATGCCCCCTGAGGAAGGCTTACTTAATCTAAACCCACAGTAGTACTGGAGGTAGTGGCGAGGGTGGGGGGTAGAAAAGGGACAGGAGTGAGGGTGGAGCATTCAGTGGCATGAGGAGTGAGGACACACCCTTGTTATCAGGGCTGGCCTCACTACCCtctacacacacgcacacacattttataaaagCTCTGACACAGTGCAGCCACTCTGGAGGCTGGGGAAGCCAAGTCCAGTCAGTTGGCCCTTCTATCCCCACAAGCAATTTTCA from Eptesicus fuscus isolate TK198812 chromosome 5, DD_ASM_mEF_20220401, whole genome shotgun sequence harbors:
- the HCN4 gene encoding potassium/sodium hyperpolarization-activated cyclic nucleotide-gated channel 4, yielding MDKLPPSMRKRLYSLPQQVGAKAWIMDEEEDAEEEGAGDLRDPGRRSIRLRPLPSPSVAAGGTEPRGAVLGAADGEGPARGAGKSGTNGDCRRLRGSLASLGGRGGGGAGGGGSHGHLPDSAEERRLIAEGDASPGEDGTPPGLAGEPARPCSSAKPSASPPPLQRSPQSAPASCEQPSGDAAVKVEGGAAAGDQILPEADVHLGQAGFMQRQFGAMLQPGVNKFSLRMFGSQKAVEREQERVKSAGFWIIHPYSDFRFYWDLTMLLLMVGNLIIIPVGITFFKDENTTPWIVFNVVSDTFFLIDLVLNFRTGIVVEDNTEIILDPQRIKMKYLKSWFVVDFISSIPVDYIFLIVETRIDSEVYKTARALRIVRFTKILSLLRLLRLSRLIRYIHQWEEIFHMTYDLASAVVRIVNLIGMMLLLCHWDGCLQFLVPMLQDFPDDCWVSINSMVNSSWGKQYSYALFKAMSHMLCIGYGRQAPVGMSDVWLTMLSMIVGATCYAMFIGHATALIQSLDSSRRQYQEKYKQVEQYMSFHKLPPDTRQRIHDYYEHRYQGKMFDEESILGELSEPLREEIINFNCRKLVASMPLFANADPNFVTSMLTKLRFEVFQPGDYIIREGTIGKKMYFIQHGVVSVLTKGNKETKLADGSYFGEICLLTRGRRTASVRADTYCRLYSLSVDNFNEVLEEYPMMRRAFETVALDRLDRIGKKNSILLHKVQHDLNSGVFNYQENEIIQQIVQHDREMAHCAHRVQAAASATPTATPVIWTPLIQAPLQAAAATTSVAIALTHHPRLPAAIFRPPPGPTLSSLGPGQTPRHLKRLQSFIPSALGSASPTSSLSQLDTPSSSSFHIQQLAGFSAPAGLSPLLSSSSSPPPPRVCGSSPAPTLSANTASTTMAGFGLFHKALGGSLSSSDSPLLTPLQPGTHSPQANQPLPSLPGPQGGLGLLEHFLPPPPSSRSPSSSPGQLGQPPGELSPGLAAGPPSMPETPPRQPEQPSMAGASGEASHIAFTPRRGLSPPGHSPGPPRTFPNAPPRASGSHGSLLLPPVSSPPPLQVPQRWGTPPVTPGRLTQDLKLISASQPALPQDGAQTLHGASPHSSRESVAAFPLFPRTGGYSGGLGPPGRSYGAASGQHVTLPQKTSSGSLPPPLCLFGARATSSGGSPLTAASQREPGARAEPVRSKLPSNL